One genomic window of Aethina tumida isolate Nest 87 chromosome 3, icAetTumi1.1, whole genome shotgun sequence includes the following:
- the LOC109595401 gene encoding calcium-activated potassium channel slowpoke-like isoform X6 has product MTCDEAAGEPPSTALNVTSDPCLEVRKYWCFLLSSICTFLAGLLIVLVWRLFAFLCCSKEAEYGPNDPKQKEQKAARQGKQEFEGTFMTEAKDWAGELISGQTTTGRILVVLVFILSIASLVIYFIDASNDGVERCQEWSNNITQQIDLAFNIFFMVYFFIRFIAASDKLWFMLEMYSFVDYFTIPPSFVSIYLDRTWIGLRFLRALRLMTVPDILQYLNILKTSSSIRLAQLVSIFISVWLTAAGIIHLLENSGDPLDFDNPHPLPYWTCVYFLIVTMSTVGYGDVYCHTVLGRTFLVFFLLVGLAIFASSIPEIIDLVGTRSKYCGEYKREHGKRHIVVCGHITYESVSHFLKDFLHEDREDVDVEVVFLHRKPPDLELEGLFKRHFTTVEFFQGTIMNPIDLQRVKVHEADACLVLANKYCQDPDAEDAANIMRVISIKNYSDDIRVIIQLMQYHNKAYLLNIPSWDWKQGDDVICLAELKLGFIAQSCLAPGFSTMMANLFAMRSFKTSPDTQVWQNDYLQGTGCEMYTETLSPSFTGMTFPQASELCFTKLKLLLLAIEVKGSEGADTKISINPRGAKIVASTQGFFIAQSADEVKRAWFYCKACHDEIKDETLIKKCKCKNLAHRNHRNSTVPTANMVNSTKQVNKVKPNITRSATDNMVSPGYNSRPPEQDSTTYAGYHLAYEVKKLMPTSRSSGGTNQNNNGVALPVGLADDQAKDFDFEKTEMKYDSTGMFHWGPARNLEECLLDRNQAAMTVLNGHVVVCLFADPDSPLIGLRNLVMPLRASNFHYHELKHVVIVGSVDYIRREWKMLQNLPKISVLNGSPLSRADLRAVNVNLCDMCCILSAKVPSNDDPTLADKEAILASLNIKAMTFDDTIGVLSQTNGADEAGTPVGSPIILQRRGSVYGANVPMITELVNDSNVQFLDQDDDDDPDTELYLTQPFACGTAFAVSVLDSLMSTTYFNQNALTLIRSLITGGATPELELILAEGAGLRGGYSTPDSLSNRDRCRVGQISLYDGPLAQFGETGKYGDLFVAALKQFGMLCIGLYRFRDTSSSCDASSKRYVITNPPDDFQLLPTDQVFVLMQFDPGLEYKQCRGGGRTGQGQGSGTGGGGTNKDENS; this is encoded by the exons GTCGTTCTGGTGTTCATATTAAGTATAGCATCACTTGTAATTTACTTCATAGATGCCTCAAA TGACGGCGTGGAGCGCTGCCAGGAGTGGAGCAACAATATCACTCAACAAATCGACCTTgcctttaacatattttttatggtctatttttttataaga tttATAGCTGCTAGCGATAAGTTATGGTTCATGCTAGAAATGTACTCGTTCGTTGATTACTTCACGATACCCCCGTCCTTCGTGTCCATCTATTTAGACCGCACGTGGATAG GCCTTCGATTTCTACGTGCGTTACGTTTAATGACAGTGCCGGACATATTACAATACCTCAACATACTGAAGACTTCCAGTTCCATACGACTTGCTCAACTGGTGTCTATTTTCATATCAGTATGGTTGACTGCAGCTGGTATCATTCATTTA CTGGAGAACTCGGGTGATCCTTTGGACTTCGACAACCCGCATCCGTTGCCCTACTGGACGTGTGTCTACTTCCTGATCGTGACCATGTCAACAGTAGGCTACGGCGACGTTTATTGCCACACCGTCCTTGGAAGAACGTTCCTCGTCTTCTTCCTGCTTGTCGGCTTG GCAATATTTGCTAGTAGCATTCCCGAAATCATAGATCTAGTAGGCACTAGGTCCAAGTACTGTGGCGAGTACAAGAGAGAACATGGAAAGAG GCATATTGTGGTTTGCGGACATATTACCTATGAGTCTGTGTCGCACTTTCTTAAGGATTTCCTACACGAAGACAGAGAAGACGTCGACGTGGAAGTTGTATTTCTACACAG GAAACCGCCAGATCTTGAACTGGAAGGTCTCTTCAAGAGACACTTCACAACTGTAGAGTTCTTCCAGGGAACCATTATGAACCCTATTGACCTGCAAAGGGTCAag GTACATGAAGCAGACGCTTGTCTAGTGCTTGCAAACAAATACTGCCAGGATCCGGACGCCGAAGATGCAGCCAACATCATGAGAGTGATCTCAATCAAGAACTACAGTGATGACATTAGAGTCATCATTCAACTTATGCAGTACCATAATAAA GCTTACCTACTCAACATTCCGTCTTGGGACTGGAAACAGGGCGACGACGTGATCTGCCTGGCCGAGCTGAAGCTCGGCTTCATCGCTCAATCGTGTCTGGCACCAGGATTCTCCACCATGATGGCCAACTTGTTCGCCATGCGATCCTTCAAGACG TCGCCCGACACGCAAGTTTGGCAGAACGATTACCTGCAAGGCACAGGATGCGAGATGTACACTGAGACTCTATCCCCCTCGTTCACGGGCATGACATTCCCCCAGGCCAGCGA GTTGTGTTTCACCAAACTGAAGTTGCTATTGTTAGCTATTGAAGTAAAAGGATCCGAAGGTGCGGACACTAAAATCTCCATAAATCCTAGAGGTGCTAAAATCGTAGCAAGCACACAAGGATTTTTCATAGCACAATCAGCAGATGAAGTTAAAAG GGCGTGGTTCTACTGTAAAGCGTGTCACGATGAAATCAAAGACGAGACGTTAATAAAGAAGTGCAAATGCAAAAACT TGGCACACAGGAATCACAGGAATAGTACTGTACCAACTGCAAACATGGTGAATTCCACCAAACAAGTCAACAAAGTTAAGCCCAACATAACCAGGTCGGCTACAGATAATATGGTTTCACCAGGATACAATTCAAG ACCGCCGGAACAGGACTCAACAACTTATGCCGGCTATCATCTTGCCTATGAAGTCAAAAAACTCAT GCCGACGAGCCGGAGCAGCGGCGGCACCAACCAAAACAATAACGGAGTCGCACTGCCCGTTGGTCTGGCCGATGACCAGGCCAAAGACTTCGATTTTGAAAAGACTGAAATGAAGTACGACAGTACTGGCATGTTTCATTGGGGACCTGCAAGAAACCTTGAAGAATGTCTTTTG GATCGAAATCAGGCAGCAATGACGGTACTAAATGGACATGTGGTAGTGTGCCTGTTCGCAGATCCGGATTCACCTCTTATAGGACTTCGGAATTTGGTCATGCCTTTGAGAGCCAGCAATTTCCACTATCACGAACTGAAACATGTAGTTATAGTGGGATCTGTGGATTATATTAGGCGAGAGTGGAAAATGCTGCAGAATCTACCCAAAATATCTGTTCTCAAC ggATCGCCATTAAGTCGGGCAGATCTAAGAGCAGTGAACGTCAATTTATGCGACATGTGTTGCATTCTTTCGGCAAAAGTACCGAGCAACGATGATCCTACATTAGCTGACAAAGAGGCAATTCTAGCATCACTTAACATCAAAGCAATGACATTCGATGATACAATAGGTGTTTTAAGCCAAACTAACGGTGCAGATGAAGCGGGTACTCCTGTCGGAAGCCCCATTATCTTGCAACGCCGTGGATCCGTTTATGGAGCTAATGTGCCCATGATCACGGAGTTAGTAAATGACAGCAACGTGCAGTTCTTAGATCAAGACGACGACGATGATCCAGACACTGAACTGTATCTGACGCAACCTTTCGCCTGCGGTACCGCCTTTGCTGTCAGTGTGTTAGACTCGTTAATGTCTACG acGTATTTCAATCAAAATGCCTTAACACTCATTCGATCATTAATTACTGGAGGTGCTACGCCAGAACTAGAATTAATACTTGCTGAAGGTGCTGGTCTTCGTGGTGGTTACAG CACTCCTGACAGTTTATCGAACAGAGATCGATGTCGCGTCGGTCAGATCTCATTATATGACGGACCTTTGGCACAATTCGGCGAGACTGGCAAGTATGGCGACCTGTTCGTCGCCGCGCTCAAACAATTTGGCATGCTGTGCATAGGATTGTACAGATTTCGGGATACAAGCTCCTCCTGCGATGCCAGCAGTAAACGATATGTCATCACGAATCCGCCGGATGATTTTCAATTGCTGCCCACCGACCAA GTTTTCGTGTTAATGCAGTTTGATCCGGGACTCGAATATAAGCAGTGCAGAGGTGGCGGACGGACCGGTCAAGGTCAGGGCAGCGGTACAGGTGGCGGCGGAACCAACAAGGATGAAAACTCCTGA
- the LOC109595401 gene encoding calcium-activated potassium channel slowpoke-like isoform X2, with protein MTCDEAAGEPPSTALNVTSDPCLEVRKYWCFLLSSICTFLAGLLIVLVWRLFAFLCCSKEAEYGPNDPKQKEQKAARQGKQEFEGTFMTEAKDWAGELISGQTTTGRILVVLVFILSIASLVIYFIDASNDGVERCQEWSNNITQQIDLAFNIFFMVYFFIRFIAASDKLWFMLEMYSFVDYFTIPPSFVSIYLDRTWIGLRFLRALRLMTVPDILQYLNILKTSSSIRLAQLVSIFISVWLTAAGIIHLLENSGDPLDFDNPHPLPYWTCVYFLIVTMSTVGYGDVYCHTVLGRTFLVFFLLVGLAIFASSIPEIIDLVGTRSKYCGEYKREHGKRHIVVCGHITYESVSHFLKDFLHEDREDVDVEVVFLHRKPPDLELEGLFKRHFTTVEFFQGTIMNPIDLQRVKVHEADACLVLANKYCQDPDAEDAANIMRVISIKNYSDDIRVIIQLMQYHNKAYLLNIPSWDWKQGDDVICLAELKLGFIAQSCLAPGFSTMMANLFAMRSFKTSPDTQVWQNDYLQGTGCEMYTETLSPSFTGMTFPQASELCFTKLKLLLLAIEVKGSEGADTKISINPRGAKIVASTQGFFIAQSADEVKRAWFYCKACHDEIKDETLIKKCKCKNLAVQQRNWSHDLDDHHPPPTFTPPELPKKVHVRGDMNRHDDVHLAHRNHRNSTVPTANMVNSTKQVNKVKPNITRSATDNMVSPGYNSRPPEQDSTTYAGYHLAYEVKKLMPTSRSSGGTNQNNNGVALPVGLADDQAKDFDFEKTEMKYDSTGMFHWGPARNLEECLLDRNQAAMTVLNGHVVVCLFADPDSPLIGLRNLVMPLRASNFHYHELKHVVIVGSVDYIRREWKMLQNLPKISVLNGSPLSRADLRAVNVNLCDMCCILSAKVPSNDDPTLADKEAILASLNIKAMTFDDTIGVLSQTNGADEAGTPVGSPIILQRRGSVYGANVPMITELVNDSNVQFLDQDDDDDPDTELYLTQPFACGTAFAVSVLDSLMSTTYFNQNALTLIRSLITGGATPELELILAEGAGLRGGYSTPDSLSNRDRCRVGQISLYDGPLAQFGETGKYGDLFVAALKQFGMLCIGLYRFRDTSSSCDASSKRYVITNPPDDFQLLPTDQVFVLMQFDPGLEYKQCRGGGRTGQGQGSGTGGGGTNKDENS; from the exons GTCGTTCTGGTGTTCATATTAAGTATAGCATCACTTGTAATTTACTTCATAGATGCCTCAAA TGACGGCGTGGAGCGCTGCCAGGAGTGGAGCAACAATATCACTCAACAAATCGACCTTgcctttaacatattttttatggtctatttttttataaga tttATAGCTGCTAGCGATAAGTTATGGTTCATGCTAGAAATGTACTCGTTCGTTGATTACTTCACGATACCCCCGTCCTTCGTGTCCATCTATTTAGACCGCACGTGGATAG GCCTTCGATTTCTACGTGCGTTACGTTTAATGACAGTGCCGGACATATTACAATACCTCAACATACTGAAGACTTCCAGTTCCATACGACTTGCTCAACTGGTGTCTATTTTCATATCAGTATGGTTGACTGCAGCTGGTATCATTCATTTA CTGGAGAACTCGGGTGATCCTTTGGACTTCGACAACCCGCATCCGTTGCCCTACTGGACGTGTGTCTACTTCCTGATCGTGACCATGTCAACAGTAGGCTACGGCGACGTTTATTGCCACACCGTCCTTGGAAGAACGTTCCTCGTCTTCTTCCTGCTTGTCGGCTTG GCAATATTTGCTAGTAGCATTCCCGAAATCATAGATCTAGTAGGCACTAGGTCCAAGTACTGTGGCGAGTACAAGAGAGAACATGGAAAGAG GCATATTGTGGTTTGCGGACATATTACCTATGAGTCTGTGTCGCACTTTCTTAAGGATTTCCTACACGAAGACAGAGAAGACGTCGACGTGGAAGTTGTATTTCTACACAG GAAACCGCCAGATCTTGAACTGGAAGGTCTCTTCAAGAGACACTTCACAACTGTAGAGTTCTTCCAGGGAACCATTATGAACCCTATTGACCTGCAAAGGGTCAag GTACATGAAGCAGACGCTTGTCTAGTGCTTGCAAACAAATACTGCCAGGATCCGGACGCCGAAGATGCAGCCAACATCATGAGAGTGATCTCAATCAAGAACTACAGTGATGACATTAGAGTCATCATTCAACTTATGCAGTACCATAATAAA GCTTACCTACTCAACATTCCGTCTTGGGACTGGAAACAGGGCGACGACGTGATCTGCCTGGCCGAGCTGAAGCTCGGCTTCATCGCTCAATCGTGTCTGGCACCAGGATTCTCCACCATGATGGCCAACTTGTTCGCCATGCGATCCTTCAAGACG TCGCCCGACACGCAAGTTTGGCAGAACGATTACCTGCAAGGCACAGGATGCGAGATGTACACTGAGACTCTATCCCCCTCGTTCACGGGCATGACATTCCCCCAGGCCAGCGA GTTGTGTTTCACCAAACTGAAGTTGCTATTGTTAGCTATTGAAGTAAAAGGATCCGAAGGTGCGGACACTAAAATCTCCATAAATCCTAGAGGTGCTAAAATCGTAGCAAGCACACAAGGATTTTTCATAGCACAATCAGCAGATGAAGTTAAAAG GGCGTGGTTCTACTGTAAAGCGTGTCACGATGAAATCAAAGACGAGACGTTAATAAAGAAGTGCAAATGCAAAAACT TGGCAGTACAACAACGTAACTGGTCCCATGATCTAG ATGACCATCATCCTCCTCCCACTTTTACACCACCAGAGTTGCCCAAGAAGGTTCATGTCCGAG GTGACATGAATCGACATGATGATGTGCACC TGGCACACAGGAATCACAGGAATAGTACTGTACCAACTGCAAACATGGTGAATTCCACCAAACAAGTCAACAAAGTTAAGCCCAACATAACCAGGTCGGCTACAGATAATATGGTTTCACCAGGATACAATTCAAG ACCGCCGGAACAGGACTCAACAACTTATGCCGGCTATCATCTTGCCTATGAAGTCAAAAAACTCAT GCCGACGAGCCGGAGCAGCGGCGGCACCAACCAAAACAATAACGGAGTCGCACTGCCCGTTGGTCTGGCCGATGACCAGGCCAAAGACTTCGATTTTGAAAAGACTGAAATGAAGTACGACAGTACTGGCATGTTTCATTGGGGACCTGCAAGAAACCTTGAAGAATGTCTTTTG GATCGAAATCAGGCAGCAATGACGGTACTAAATGGACATGTGGTAGTGTGCCTGTTCGCAGATCCGGATTCACCTCTTATAGGACTTCGGAATTTGGTCATGCCTTTGAGAGCCAGCAATTTCCACTATCACGAACTGAAACATGTAGTTATAGTGGGATCTGTGGATTATATTAGGCGAGAGTGGAAAATGCTGCAGAATCTACCCAAAATATCTGTTCTCAAC ggATCGCCATTAAGTCGGGCAGATCTAAGAGCAGTGAACGTCAATTTATGCGACATGTGTTGCATTCTTTCGGCAAAAGTACCGAGCAACGATGATCCTACATTAGCTGACAAAGAGGCAATTCTAGCATCACTTAACATCAAAGCAATGACATTCGATGATACAATAGGTGTTTTAAGCCAAACTAACGGTGCAGATGAAGCGGGTACTCCTGTCGGAAGCCCCATTATCTTGCAACGCCGTGGATCCGTTTATGGAGCTAATGTGCCCATGATCACGGAGTTAGTAAATGACAGCAACGTGCAGTTCTTAGATCAAGACGACGACGATGATCCAGACACTGAACTGTATCTGACGCAACCTTTCGCCTGCGGTACCGCCTTTGCTGTCAGTGTGTTAGACTCGTTAATGTCTACG acGTATTTCAATCAAAATGCCTTAACACTCATTCGATCATTAATTACTGGAGGTGCTACGCCAGAACTAGAATTAATACTTGCTGAAGGTGCTGGTCTTCGTGGTGGTTACAG CACTCCTGACAGTTTATCGAACAGAGATCGATGTCGCGTCGGTCAGATCTCATTATATGACGGACCTTTGGCACAATTCGGCGAGACTGGCAAGTATGGCGACCTGTTCGTCGCCGCGCTCAAACAATTTGGCATGCTGTGCATAGGATTGTACAGATTTCGGGATACAAGCTCCTCCTGCGATGCCAGCAGTAAACGATATGTCATCACGAATCCGCCGGATGATTTTCAATTGCTGCCCACCGACCAA GTTTTCGTGTTAATGCAGTTTGATCCGGGACTCGAATATAAGCAGTGCAGAGGTGGCGGACGGACCGGTCAAGGTCAGGGCAGCGGTACAGGTGGCGGCGGAACCAACAAGGATGAAAACTCCTGA
- the LOC109595401 gene encoding calcium-activated potassium channel slowpoke-like isoform X5 encodes MTCDEAAGEPPSTALNVTSDPCLEVRKYWCFLLSSICTFLAGLLIVLVWRLFAFLCCSKEAEYGPNDPKQKEQKAARQGKQEFEGTFMTEAKDWAGELISGQTTTGRILVVLVFILSIASLVIYFIDASNDGVERCQEWSNNITQQIDLAFNIFFMVYFFIRFIAASDKLWFMLEMYSFVDYFTIPPSFVSIYLDRTWIGLRFLRALRLMTVPDILQYLNILKTSSSIRLAQLVSIFISVWLTAAGIIHLLENSGDPLDFDNPHPLPYWTCVYFLIVTMSTVGYGDVYCHTVLGRTFLVFFLLVGLAIFASSIPEIIDLVGTRSKYCGEYKREHGKRHIVVCGHITYESVSHFLKDFLHEDREDVDVEVVFLHRKPPDLELEGLFKRHFTTVEFFQGTIMNPIDLQRVKVHEADACLVLANKYCQDPDAEDAANIMRVISIKNYSDDIRVIIQLMQYHNKAYLLNIPSWDWKQGDDVICLAELKLGFIAQSCLAPGFSTMMANLFAMRSFKTSPDTQVWQNDYLQGTGCEMYTETLSPSFTGMTFPQASELCFTKLKLLLLAIEVKGSEGADTKISINPRGAKIVASTQGFFIAQSADEVKRAWFYCKACHDEIKDETLIKKCKCKNCDMNRHDDVHLAHRNHRNSTVPTANMVNSTKQVNKVKPNITRSATDNMVSPGYNSRPPEQDSTTYAGYHLAYEVKKLMPTSRSSGGTNQNNNGVALPVGLADDQAKDFDFEKTEMKYDSTGMFHWGPARNLEECLLDRNQAAMTVLNGHVVVCLFADPDSPLIGLRNLVMPLRASNFHYHELKHVVIVGSVDYIRREWKMLQNLPKISVLNGSPLSRADLRAVNVNLCDMCCILSAKVPSNDDPTLADKEAILASLNIKAMTFDDTIGVLSQTNGADEAGTPVGSPIILQRRGSVYGANVPMITELVNDSNVQFLDQDDDDDPDTELYLTQPFACGTAFAVSVLDSLMSTTYFNQNALTLIRSLITGGATPELELILAEGAGLRGGYSTPDSLSNRDRCRVGQISLYDGPLAQFGETGKYGDLFVAALKQFGMLCIGLYRFRDTSSSCDASSKRYVITNPPDDFQLLPTDQVFVLMQFDPGLEYKQCRGGGRTGQGQGSGTGGGGTNKDENS; translated from the exons GTCGTTCTGGTGTTCATATTAAGTATAGCATCACTTGTAATTTACTTCATAGATGCCTCAAA TGACGGCGTGGAGCGCTGCCAGGAGTGGAGCAACAATATCACTCAACAAATCGACCTTgcctttaacatattttttatggtctatttttttataaga tttATAGCTGCTAGCGATAAGTTATGGTTCATGCTAGAAATGTACTCGTTCGTTGATTACTTCACGATACCCCCGTCCTTCGTGTCCATCTATTTAGACCGCACGTGGATAG GCCTTCGATTTCTACGTGCGTTACGTTTAATGACAGTGCCGGACATATTACAATACCTCAACATACTGAAGACTTCCAGTTCCATACGACTTGCTCAACTGGTGTCTATTTTCATATCAGTATGGTTGACTGCAGCTGGTATCATTCATTTA CTGGAGAACTCGGGTGATCCTTTGGACTTCGACAACCCGCATCCGTTGCCCTACTGGACGTGTGTCTACTTCCTGATCGTGACCATGTCAACAGTAGGCTACGGCGACGTTTATTGCCACACCGTCCTTGGAAGAACGTTCCTCGTCTTCTTCCTGCTTGTCGGCTTG GCAATATTTGCTAGTAGCATTCCCGAAATCATAGATCTAGTAGGCACTAGGTCCAAGTACTGTGGCGAGTACAAGAGAGAACATGGAAAGAG GCATATTGTGGTTTGCGGACATATTACCTATGAGTCTGTGTCGCACTTTCTTAAGGATTTCCTACACGAAGACAGAGAAGACGTCGACGTGGAAGTTGTATTTCTACACAG GAAACCGCCAGATCTTGAACTGGAAGGTCTCTTCAAGAGACACTTCACAACTGTAGAGTTCTTCCAGGGAACCATTATGAACCCTATTGACCTGCAAAGGGTCAag GTACATGAAGCAGACGCTTGTCTAGTGCTTGCAAACAAATACTGCCAGGATCCGGACGCCGAAGATGCAGCCAACATCATGAGAGTGATCTCAATCAAGAACTACAGTGATGACATTAGAGTCATCATTCAACTTATGCAGTACCATAATAAA GCTTACCTACTCAACATTCCGTCTTGGGACTGGAAACAGGGCGACGACGTGATCTGCCTGGCCGAGCTGAAGCTCGGCTTCATCGCTCAATCGTGTCTGGCACCAGGATTCTCCACCATGATGGCCAACTTGTTCGCCATGCGATCCTTCAAGACG TCGCCCGACACGCAAGTTTGGCAGAACGATTACCTGCAAGGCACAGGATGCGAGATGTACACTGAGACTCTATCCCCCTCGTTCACGGGCATGACATTCCCCCAGGCCAGCGA GTTGTGTTTCACCAAACTGAAGTTGCTATTGTTAGCTATTGAAGTAAAAGGATCCGAAGGTGCGGACACTAAAATCTCCATAAATCCTAGAGGTGCTAAAATCGTAGCAAGCACACAAGGATTTTTCATAGCACAATCAGCAGATGAAGTTAAAAG GGCGTGGTTCTACTGTAAAGCGTGTCACGATGAAATCAAAGACGAGACGTTAATAAAGAAGTGCAAATGCAAAAACT GTGACATGAATCGACATGATGATGTGCACC TGGCACACAGGAATCACAGGAATAGTACTGTACCAACTGCAAACATGGTGAATTCCACCAAACAAGTCAACAAAGTTAAGCCCAACATAACCAGGTCGGCTACAGATAATATGGTTTCACCAGGATACAATTCAAG ACCGCCGGAACAGGACTCAACAACTTATGCCGGCTATCATCTTGCCTATGAAGTCAAAAAACTCAT GCCGACGAGCCGGAGCAGCGGCGGCACCAACCAAAACAATAACGGAGTCGCACTGCCCGTTGGTCTGGCCGATGACCAGGCCAAAGACTTCGATTTTGAAAAGACTGAAATGAAGTACGACAGTACTGGCATGTTTCATTGGGGACCTGCAAGAAACCTTGAAGAATGTCTTTTG GATCGAAATCAGGCAGCAATGACGGTACTAAATGGACATGTGGTAGTGTGCCTGTTCGCAGATCCGGATTCACCTCTTATAGGACTTCGGAATTTGGTCATGCCTTTGAGAGCCAGCAATTTCCACTATCACGAACTGAAACATGTAGTTATAGTGGGATCTGTGGATTATATTAGGCGAGAGTGGAAAATGCTGCAGAATCTACCCAAAATATCTGTTCTCAAC ggATCGCCATTAAGTCGGGCAGATCTAAGAGCAGTGAACGTCAATTTATGCGACATGTGTTGCATTCTTTCGGCAAAAGTACCGAGCAACGATGATCCTACATTAGCTGACAAAGAGGCAATTCTAGCATCACTTAACATCAAAGCAATGACATTCGATGATACAATAGGTGTTTTAAGCCAAACTAACGGTGCAGATGAAGCGGGTACTCCTGTCGGAAGCCCCATTATCTTGCAACGCCGTGGATCCGTTTATGGAGCTAATGTGCCCATGATCACGGAGTTAGTAAATGACAGCAACGTGCAGTTCTTAGATCAAGACGACGACGATGATCCAGACACTGAACTGTATCTGACGCAACCTTTCGCCTGCGGTACCGCCTTTGCTGTCAGTGTGTTAGACTCGTTAATGTCTACG acGTATTTCAATCAAAATGCCTTAACACTCATTCGATCATTAATTACTGGAGGTGCTACGCCAGAACTAGAATTAATACTTGCTGAAGGTGCTGGTCTTCGTGGTGGTTACAG CACTCCTGACAGTTTATCGAACAGAGATCGATGTCGCGTCGGTCAGATCTCATTATATGACGGACCTTTGGCACAATTCGGCGAGACTGGCAAGTATGGCGACCTGTTCGTCGCCGCGCTCAAACAATTTGGCATGCTGTGCATAGGATTGTACAGATTTCGGGATACAAGCTCCTCCTGCGATGCCAGCAGTAAACGATATGTCATCACGAATCCGCCGGATGATTTTCAATTGCTGCCCACCGACCAA GTTTTCGTGTTAATGCAGTTTGATCCGGGACTCGAATATAAGCAGTGCAGAGGTGGCGGACGGACCGGTCAAGGTCAGGGCAGCGGTACAGGTGGCGGCGGAACCAACAAGGATGAAAACTCCTGA